The DNA sequence AGTGATCGATGAAGGTCTCTGAAGTATGTCAGTAAAATTCAGGgtagaaattgaaaataaaatataggaCAAACGGGGCTAACAGAAAATTTCGAGGGAAGTTCGATTCACAACATCGTAAATCgatgatatacatatatatatgtgtgtgtatgtattcATCGATAGATTATGATTAATCGTTCGTATCGATACTTTCTTCAGTTCGTTAGTTTAATCGAGTTGATGACGATCGAACGTAAAAGGGAAGGGATTAAATAAACGAATCGTTAAGAGATCGTTCCGCGGGAGCGAGGGACGATTCTCGCAAGTCTTCGACGGAAGTGCGGAAAGAGAGAGCACACCTCATTCAATTTTAGACAAGAAGAACTCACGCTGCGAGTATAGTGTTGGTGTAGcgagtaaatatatatagtgtACGAAGAAAACTGTAAGGTTGGAGAACGTAGCAGGCTGTCGGTGCATGCAGACCATTCTATGAGCGAGTTACCATACCAAGTATAATATCCTCCAACAATAATCAGCTGTCTCCTTTGTCATAGTACGTCTACCACTTACGGTTACGTGTAGTTTCTGATTATTGTTGAATCGACTAATTGTACTATGTTTATTCATGCTTCTTTGATACTTAATCCAGAATAATTGTTCTTAACTTACGGTTCAGGATTACCTTTTGCTGTCTTATTGTCTAAAATCTGCCCCTATTTACTGGAACGCTTTATCGTCCTTGTTGCTATATCGtatgaaatgaaagaatttaGTGTAGGACGTTGGGGtcgttttatttctattacatTAACCTTTTTGTGTGTTATCCTGATAATTTTTTTAGGAGTAAAGAATTAGTCAggatatattatatgtacacTGCGCTTGATCGTTGAAAAATAACGTTTACCAGAATATTCGGGATTCGTAGATATAGATAATTCTACGGTCATATATTTAAGATGGAATATGTAGGATTTTATGGATAGAAATATCTGTGGTAGGTGGACAAGGGAAATGATTTACAATGATGGaaacacatatatacacaGAGTGTGTGTGCGTGGTTCACATACAGTGGTGCTTTGACGATTATTTAGCCAAGCAGTAAGCCAAGACGACGATAACATTGACAAAGGAAAATATGATAACAGCATCAAGAGACATTGATAATACatcgatatataaaatacgaaataaacgAAACTTAAAACGAAGAATTAAGGAACAGAAAATATGAGACATTCTTATGATGTGCTTCCATATCTGGTTCTTCCAAGTTCCTCCTTTTTTCACGACTAATTACATCAACCAAGGGATAAAAGAATCGCTTGTCGGTACAAAGGAAATTGATATGGGTGTAAAAAGAAGGAAGGGGTAAAAAGCATGAATGAGCAAAACATCAATGCTGGGCATACACATCAGCTCAATCACACGTCGAAAGACAAAACGATCCACGTTTCACGTATCGCGATCTCCTGTGCAGTAAACAATAAAAAGGTTATCCGAGGAGCACGGTGAAAGTAGAAACGGAAAGACAGAGTCAGACAGAGAAGTCAGAGAGTCATTAGCAGGGTTAATCCAACACTCGGAATTTCTGAGTCAGCGAAATTACCGATCTATTCTCCTTTCGGTACATTTAAAGCTCACGAAGTAACCCTGCTGGAAAGATAGTAGATAGTTTTTGAAAAAGTAGAAGACAGAGTAgacagagaagaagaaaaagtttTGAAAGAGACAGACAGCAAGGAGTCTCGCAGTTCCGGCTGCAGAATCGGTCGGTGGAGGCCACTACTTACGAGCTTCCTTCGGAACTAGAGATCGAGTTGAGACTTCCGGCTGTGTCACTGGCCAACGATCCCGACTGTTTCCCGGATTCAAAGCGTTGATAGGGTACGATCTCCTCGGAACGCTGTATGCTGCTCGGCGTGCTGTTGCGTTTCCGGCTCGATAAACCGGCGCGTGCCTCCGCGACACCGCTTCCGACGAAGATCCCGCCGATACCGCACTCTGCGTTGTAAATCAAACAAGAAACAACCGCTAAAGCTATGATCTTTCATTGTGATTCCCGCATCGCGTCCGCCGCAgcccttttttctttcatccaGCTCCAGGTGGTCGCCGTGCGTTTCtctttcgattatttttatcacGACGAATCtagctctctttctctccctttcgtTCGCTCATTCTCACAGTACTCTCGCTTCCTTTTTTTCGCTCACCGTTCGTTCGAATTTTCTCTCATAACGAAAATCGAGGAAGTGATAAGAGAGAATACACATGTACACCTGGATGAAATTCTGACTATGTGAATGAAATCGATGAAGGTTTTGGAAGATAGACAAGTAAAGGAAAGGTGCTTTCAGTTCGGTTAACTACTACGTAGCTCGTGGGAAAAGACTTCGATGGCCTGTATGCTCGAATCGGTCTTTCAAAGTCCACGATATCAATGACGATTCCGTGGTACAAGGCCTGCGAAAGATCTCGTATCCCGATGGGGTTAAACTCCTGCTCTCTGGAAGAAAGAATACGATAGAACAATGATTAACAGCAGACGGAAATTCAAGAGCCCTCTGACTCTCTTGTGTGGTCGCACCTGCAATCAGAAGCGCGCGAAAGCGTTACAAGCTAAATTTTTGTAAGTGTATCATCAACAAAACGTCACATCTATACTTCTGCTATAGGAAAATTCGCTGCagctatgtatatatatatatatgtatattcataCAGATGTATTTGCATGTTGTGTTCGTGTAACACAGAAGTGTACAGAAGGGTTTAATCCTACGAAGACTCGTTCGTTTCTCTCTGAACATCTACGGTGTAAGCGAGTATTTCACATTTGCTCGCGTTTCACCGAACTTTCGAGAAGTACATAAGTGTCGACAGGCAAAATGTACAAGACTCGTGTGCTACAGTCAACGAACCTGTTTTGCTTTGtaacgaagaagaaattaaaaaaaaaaaacaaaaataatatcgagatatatgtatatccatgtatatatatgcacGTATATGTAGAAATATGCGCATGAGAACACTGCATCGCTCGAAGACATCAAGAAACGAAAAGCCGTAGTGGGTGAAGTAACCTTCACCAGTAAGCACGTATCAACAGCGGcttctaataaaataaacgacaACGAATCAGGTGGTCAACTTACCTACCGTCGTGTGTAAGTCTCGATCGTAATCGAGATTTGCAACAAGTTGACCACATGTTTCATCTATAAGTTGAAAAGCTATACAAAACAGATAAACAACGCGACGTATTGCCAGCATCAATCTTTGGCCGGCGCTTTAGCTACAAAGTCACGAATAAGACAATCCGGCATGAACAAATATACTTGAGCAGCTAATACGTAAGGTTCTTGAGATACAACCTGTTTCTTCTCGATAGAACTGGATGAACAACTTCATCGAGCTCTACACAGCTCAGGAAACTCGTGCAAACGTTCATCTAAAAGTTACGTATCGCTACTACGTAGGAACAGTCTCTACGATCTATGGGAAGTGACTTGTGAATCGTTTCGCGACTATTTGGAGGACCGTGCAACCTCGAAAATACTTTCCCCaacaattaaataataataaataatcgcAATCCGaagtttgattattaaaaatgtcgaAGAAAGTATTTTCCAACGATAGTCACGAACAGTTTCGCGTCACTCCCCTCTCTAAAGCACAACTTCTGTCTAAAGAGGAATGTGCTGAGTGTTTTatggttgttgttgttgttcaTAGAAATGTCGTAGACTGATCACGCTGCTGTCGTTCTTCTTGCCTCTCTGTATCTCTCTGTAACTTGTACTCACATTTCGCCGAAAGCTGCTACGACATCCTCTCGAATGGACTGCTAATTatcgttaataaatttaaccGCTGAAGAATAGACAGATCTAACGCGCGTATTTGTTTCATACAACgtctgtataaatatatgttaaaGAAATTTGCGTGTCGATGACACCGTGCCGAACGCTCCCACGTAACGAAAATAGGGGATTGAAATCAAAGAGGGAGAAACAATTAAAACGGGGATGATATATTTTGCAGAGTGTGTTCGGACCTGTCCCCGTCGCCGCTACCCTCGCCATCGCTGCTTGCGGAACTCGGTTGCCTTCCGCTCCTTCCGCTGGCCGTGTCCTCCGGCAATACCTCCTCGCTCCTATGAACTGTAAAGGAGGACTTGCCCTTCTTCCCGAATCCTAGCCGCCGTTTTCGTCCTTCGTCGCCCACGCATGTACCACCAACAGACGCACGTGGTATGTTATGGTTTTTGCGTGACGTGATATAGTTTTTTTGTTGTGgttgtagtagtagtagtagtagtagtagtagtagtagtagtagtagtagtagtagtagtagtagtagtagtagtagtagaaGTAGTAGTAGAAGTAGTAGTAGAAGTAGTGGTTGTAGTGATGGTAGTAGTAGATGTTGTTTTCATAGTAGAAGAGCGGTGAATTGTGATTTTGTTGTGTTAATTTGCATATATAGTATCGATATATGCGTGGTGCGtatgtaaaaatttttctCGTGGCAGAGGTGtagtataattttttttttttttgagtgTTTTGTTTCAACGTTTTTGCGTAATAGTAGAGCGATCGTTTCCAGCGATCGATCGGGATGATCCGCGTCGAGTGTTGTCCCGTGACACGATCGCGCGAGCGACGATATAGCCCGCCACGATGAGAAATCGTGCAGGTGGGTGCAGATCGATGACGTGAATGGTCCCCAGCGTCGAGAGATAGTTGGTTGGTAGAAGTAAAGTGTGAATGTGTTCATGTCGAAGAGAGGCGGATAGAGATGAGGAGGGATGGCGGAGAAAACAAGAATACGATTAGAATGTACATACTGCCCCGTTTACTGGGTTTTTTGCTCTTCTACCGTGTGCTCTTGATATCGTTTGTACCGCTTCCTTCGCTCTACTTCGCGGATTCTCCCATGAAACTCGTGAAAATCCGCTTTTCGATCGTCACATCTTGTCACGTGTGATGTGAACGAAGCGTACAAATGTTTAATCAAATAATCTTCTTGAAAATGACGAGAAAAATATAGCGAGAGCACACCGTAGGTCTACTCACTAATGGTGCTAAACTAATGCTATGCTATTATTCGAGGAACTATCGATATATTACAAAGAAACTGACTACATTAAGATGCCAGATAGAAAGAAGAGACAGAGAAGATAGTCTAGAAATCGCGCGAGAATAATATGAATGCGAAATAGAAAAACGTCTTCACGCGACCGCTCTCGAACTTATCGAATTTCCCGAACAAAGTAGCAATACACCGCACGCAACGTTTAAAATGTGAAATTGGAAGAAACGACTAGTGTGACGATGTGTTACCTGTGGCGGACAGCTGACTAGTGCTGTTACTCTTCTTCCCGAGACCTGACTGATACTGCACCGCGCTTCCGCCACCGCTGCTACTTCCGCTTCCGCTTTTACTGCCGGGCGAACTCTTGCGACCCCTCCTCGAGGAGTCCTCCACGTTCAAACCGATCGCCGTATCGCTCAAACTACCGTCTAATAAACAAACGTCGCGTGAACacggaaataataaaaaaagaaagaatctAGAAGAGTAGGATTAGGAAATTAACGCAGATACACCGATGGTTGAACGATGATTATCGCAGCATCGTTAGACTgtccaataaaaaaaattacttcCATTCAAAATACATTCGATTAGACTTCAAATAAAGAGAAACCCTCGTtatgtagaaaaatattttacactaTAATTTGGGCATATCTGTATTAATCACTTCCTAAATTTCTAAACTACAATTTTCCTAATGAAAATTCCTAAAAACAATCTTCCTACAAAAAAAATAATGCCTCTAAATCTAATTCCAAAGAGAGATTGCAGAAACTTACCAACTTTCTCGTCCTGTGGCGCGTCGGTATTACTAAGACTCCTGGTGAACTGTCCCCTTTTATGGTCGTCGTGCTCGTTATCGCCTGGCTGGGTCCTGGACGGCTTCTCGTACGAGCCCGACTGACTGTACTCGCTGCTTTCGGGCATGGAGGAGGAGCGGCGATCCCGCGCGTCGTCACGTTGTTGGTTGACGGCGGCGGAGGCATCGTCGGCGGCGGTTTTTTTCCGCGAACGCCGTCGAGTCGACGACGTTGGGGACGACGACGAGGTGACGGCGGTATCAGTGAAGTTGTCGCGCCGCGACAGTTTCGTGTTTCGTGAGGTTTCGTGGTGATCGACGGCCCGTGGGTGGTAGTTTTTAGTAGTGTCGGAGGTAGCGGTTTGGGAATCAAAGAGACTTGAATTAGCGTTACCGGGGTGGGGTGCTCGGTTACGAGGCCTACGCGGATCGCACGGGCCAAATCCGCAGTTCTCGCTGCACTGGCTCTCGCTCTCCATCGAGTACTCGTAGTACTCGAGGGTGTCGCTGATCGCTACGTTCCTCTTACTACCCTGCTGCTGTTGTTGACTCGGATGCTGCTGGGCTTGCTGATGACGTTGTTGCTGCTGCCTCTTCTCGAGTAGCTCGAGATCCCTAGGCTCCGGACAGCTGCTATTTCGTCTACGGTACCTATGTCTCGATTCTACCGAAGGTCTCCTCTCTTCGCTCTTTCGCGAGAACGAGCCAGACCTACCTAATTCGTACGACATCGCTAATTCTCGACACTCCGGACAACTAGTTTTTCGCCTACCGCGATACTGCGACGACGACCGCAGCGATCCCGACCTAGCCAGTTCGTATGGTTCCCGATAATCGCGAGTCTGAACGTTTTCGTAGTCGTATCTTGAGTCTACGTAACCATCGCGAACCTGTTCCCCGTCGTAGTAGCCCGATCTAATACCATCGCTAACCACCGTGCCCGTTACGTTTTTCTGACGGAAACAGTCCGCGCACACGACCGTCTCCATCGAACCGAAATCCTCGTCCGAATCCAGAATAAAGTTCGTActtctttcttcgtcttttcTTCGTGGAGGATCGTAGTATCGGAGCTCTCTAGCTTCGGGGCAGCTGCTGTTCCTTTTGCGACGATACAGACGTCTGGCTCTTTCCGCTCTGTCCGACGAGCTCAGTTCCTCGTCGGAACGTAATATCGGCGTAGATTCTGCTCGTTGCAGCATCATTCGCTTGCTATCGGATAAACTCGGTATGGTTAGCGTGCCCCTCGTGCTGGATATCGTATCTCGATACGGTAAGTTCTCGTAGACACCCGTACTAACTTCTCTGCTTCCCCTTCTACTtctcctctttctccttcGTGGCAGCGTATTATCTTGATAAGCGTCGGCTCCAACACACTCTGGGCCGCTGTGCGCTTGATAATCGTACTCCTCCGCGGAACGATAGTCACGATAATCACCGATATAGTCAGCATCAACGTACTGCGACGATCTTTTCTTACGTCTACTACTTCGACTGCTGTCTTTTCTTCTATAGTAATCGTCCTCGTACATTTCTGCGTCGGTTCTCGGAATATTTTCATCCTCGTAATCGTACAACCGGTGACCGTACTCGTCGACGTTCCCTCTGTCGATAAACCCTTCGTCGTATTCGATATCCCAGTTGTAACCATCGTATCCGTTCTCCAGATACGATTCGCtgcttttccttcttcttcgaGAACGACCGCTAGTTCTCTGATTGTCGTAGTGTTCTAAATCCGAGGCAGCGTGCATCGAAGAACAAGTAATGTCCCTGTCCGGGCCGTATTTCTCCGCGGATGACAGCGCCTCGTCGATGCTGCAGTAAATGTGCTCGTTAGCCGGGTCGCAGATATCGCTGTCGAGattcttcgttcgtttcttgGATATGTCTAGACCGAACGCGGAATCGTGCTCCTGGAACGTCGAGTCTCTGTATTTCCTTTTGGTGGGATCTTCACGGCCAAGGACATTCCGCAGACCTATTTGATCGTCGCTGCTGAAGGAATTTTCCTCCGACAGATCGTACGAGTGGTAACCTTTACCGGCAAGGTCCATATCTATATTCTGTTTGTCGAAGCGCGGCATATAAATCTCCGTCTCGCCGCAACTAAATTCAGAATCGTATCCATAGAATGGTTTGTGATCCTGTTTCAGCATGTAATCGTAATTCTTCTCTCGATTGAGCAGAATCTTAGGCATCTTGTCGTCGCTGTTCGAGTCGAAGTACGATTTACTCTGATCACCCAGAGCCGGTATCTTGTCGCCGTAACCGGCATCGTTAATAGCCATGTTCTTCTTCAATTTACGACGGGCGGTTCTCAGGCTGTCGTCGCTGAATATGTTGCTTGATATAGTGTCATACTCGAAACTCTTGGCTCTACGCGAGAGCATGCCCGTGCCTAGTCCGAAACCGTAACGATCAGCGTAGGTATCGTGCAGCACGTCGTAGTCGAAGCTCCTAGCCTTCGAGAATAAAAACGATCTACGCGGCCGTAAGCTAACGTCTAGGTTCCTAATGCCGTGATCGTCCGTTAAGTCGTGCAAGCCTCTCGAGAACAAGTGGTGCCTAGATTTCGCGGTTCTGCCAGTACGATCTTGCCAGCTACGCGACCGTCTACGCATACCGGAGTCCACTTGATAGGGCGACGAGTATCTGTCGCGAAACTTCTCGATGAGGCGATCGTTGAAGTCGACCTGAAGGCAATCTTCCACGTATATCTCCGGTATACGATTCTTAGAGCTACCGGTTAGCTCCTCTGGCTTGAGCAAGTACCCCTCGGAGACGCTGTACTCGCTGGTCTCCGGGCTGTAATATCTCAGCATGTTCTCGTCGACGGTCTGCGACCTCGTGAACGGCGTACGCATCTTTCTGTACAACGAGCGCACCACTGCGGACTTGCTCCGTACGAGGGGATGCGGGGTGGGATTGTGCTTGCTGGGGTTGTTGCTCCTGGGCTTGGTGGGATTGTTGTTCGGACAGTGACATTCGCTGCAGGGTACCCTAAGTCTGTGCCTGCGCCTATTGCGCCTAGGGGGCAGGGGCATAGGGGATATGACACCGGGTATTAAAACGTTTTTAACTGTCGGTCTGCAAACAATGTTTTTCATATAGAGTTTTAGCGCTTCTGCGGTTACATTAACGATTTCTTTTTTGAGCCcattcttcatttttttttaatcaaagaaaaaaaaagactcTACTCGCACGttcgcgatcgatcgaacgcgtttctcttcttccttctttttcttaaaatatctGCTATCTTTTTGGTTCCGTTTTCGCCGGGGTTTTTTCCCAAAAtggttttatttttcttttctttttttatacacAACATAGCTTTTGTTGCAATGCGATAGGTACCGAAAGAGAGAATTTGAGCCGAGAATTTTGTTGCATTTGTCACTCGCcgaacaaatatatataaatgcaGGTTGTCTGTAGGACGTGCGACGATTGATTAGTCTCTTCGTGATTATACACacaacatacatacatatatgtaattgtGACGTGTTTCAACGTAGGTAGACCTAGCCGTTCGACCAACGCCACGCACTAATCCCTGCTTTATTAGAATGGGACAATATTAAATGGACATTGACACAGTGCATAGGAGGTGCAGTCTAGCCAACTAAAGTAGTAGAATTCCTCGAAGAGAGCGCGGCAGGATTTTTGGGAAACCTATCAAGCAGGCGGGGGGAAATGAGATAGTGCAACTACGGGGTGTCGTTTCATTCGGCAATGTCCATTTAATTCAGGGATTATCGTCGATGAGAAGGTAAGCCATCAAATGTTCCATTCTGTGCGCGGTGTACATGGTCTATCGACGAGCATAACGATAATTTACTTGGAGGAGAAAACGGGATTACGCTATTCTGAATGAATGGACTATGAGATGAGATTAGTAGGAaggaaaaagggagaaagaaataCGAGAGCCGAAGGGgaaaaaacgagaaaagaGGGGAAAAATAGAGGGAAAGGAACGCGATTTACCCgaatgtcacgtaaaaatgGTACAGTGGATGGCTGTCTCCTCTAAAGGGATACTTTCTTCTCTATGGAACTTGTCTTGCTTTGTACACTGACTTTGAAATGCAAGGTCATCGActcgaaaattaaaatacaatagACATTGAGCTATACTCACATTAGTCCTCTAGAGCCACGTGGTCGTTCCGATTGCGTACTGAAGGCACTGCTCGTCACGGAGGCTATACTCTCCATATCGGAGTCACCAAGATCACCAAGTACGTCTTTGTCAGGACTTAAATTTCCCCTTCGCGGTCTGTGCATTCGATAAGGGTGACTGTGCGGCAAAGATAACGGATCCTGATCTATCGAGAGCAGATCCGAATCCGACAGTCCGCTATAGTGTTTTTCCCAACCTGAAAAATCAACGTTATTCCCATTGGAAATACACGTACTTCGCCAGCtgtaaattctaaaatatatatccAACAACCTACGACTCCTATACCGATCCTCTTCACAGATAAATTCTAAtataatcgaaaataaaaatagttgcTATCAAACTGTTTCAAAACTACGGTCAATTTTACACGTCAAACGTCCACCCTCTAATAACATCCTATTACAAAGTTCATCCTGGCGTATTCACGCTAGCCAAAAATTACCGAAACAAGGTCAATTAGGAACGCGGATTTTCACGAGGTTTCATTACTGTTCTCGTATCACGAGGTATTCGAAAACTTTGAAATTAATAACCCGGCGAACAAAATGGGAAAAGTGAGCTCACCTCCCGTACCCGTACTCCTGTACGTGGTATGCACCTGCCTATTGCGGTGTCTCATAAATCTCGCCCGTTCCTCGGGATCCTGAACAGCCCTTTCCTTCAGAGCCGTCGGAATCAGAGGCAATTGTCTCTTCTTCGGACTTCCGGTGGGAGTGGCTGTCGCTGACCTCGAGCTGAATCTGGAATGCGTAAAGCGAAACGTTCTCGTTTTCTGTTCTATCACGGTTTCGTTTGTGGCTCGCGTCGATAACTCATACAACATACCTGGGTGGAACGTAGCCGTGCGAGTAAAGCATGGATCTATGTTCCGGCGGAGACAGAGAGCGATGACCGGTGGGACTTTGAGACCTTCCGCGATACCGAA is a window from the Bombus huntii isolate Logan2020A chromosome 6, iyBomHunt1.1, whole genome shotgun sequence genome containing:
- the LOC126866319 gene encoding regulating synaptic membrane exocytosis protein 2 isoform X5 gives rise to the protein MAAVPDMSHLTPEERSTIEEVIIRQKQEEEKENEIMRRKQDEVTILEERIRACSEKHKKAGVELHATCHICLKTKFADGVGHICNYCSIRCCARCGGKVTLRSNKVIWVCILCRKKQELLSKTGQWITKAGLAAGDNAMLRRMQDMQVGGPPGLVDQTQDKRPKLERAHSAAEKENLPLLLRSGSLLRRQYSQQEQGPGRRLPTSDSGVDMSVSPHSRSLPTPHVASPHQMQQPPRHPDAYAEDDPNLYRGEIDGLMKQQNYQRQRPIYPDQNTDLAMTYGQPTVEAGPPRSAVHPTQQHSVHQTQSAHPPQPMGGQVGLQPQRSFSSSEEERSTPECASDEPDESEKGKGYYHHTGGPISMSSGGRRHNGPHNGHHNMAAMTIEYNGHHPPREPRKEESTLVRRSFRRSGDEWRSDSRRFTERRGKKTVRFHGGTNVGGPQEDWSWEADRQGSQDSATKDSGIDTSSTFTSSEDSNRGDLPKHPLSWQVSRDGQKIIGHMVLRKQPGSGSASSSSILGLKVVGGKLLEDGSMGAVIEKVKKGSTADIEGQLRPGDEVIKWNGRSLQGKSFREVYDIIAESRQEPQVELVVSRNLSSTTGPVTMPAGLTPTAPMPSRKIAAQIQWRQKHPETISGPQQPHHKDYMIFRIPGLKKCILWELYDARREKPSVLVTSPGSPDLHAQGRARHLRHTSGNANVGGNLQVKLSFDSVALRLIVTLICAAGLTPRSNGQPRNPYAKIFLLPDKSEKSKRRTKTLANTNDPKWNQTFIYDGIRRPELRKRALEVTVWDYGKYDTNDFLGEAILELATAHLDEEPEWHPLTGHGEHRHIGYYQEPDDMVITPVDCHLSPPSTTSRLSDSDTSECDITDCDVSREQRRTADGASISSIGSSSRFHNMPSNYKRHYSSPPPERELCIDGEHRSRRDMSPQGRKRAAIMIRDQPASISGYQTYRKDDIHRGMMGHRSHSAAPMDSPSLRYRGRSQSPTGHRSLSPPEHRSMLYSHGYVPPRFSSRSATATPTGSPKKRQLPLIPTALKERAVQDPEERARFMRHRNRQVHTTYRSTGTGGWEKHYSGLSDSDLLSIDQDPLSLPHSHPYRMHRPRRGNLSPDKDVLGDLGDSDMESIASVTSSAFSTQSERPRGSRGLIPTVKNVLIPGVISPMPLPPRRNRRRHRLRVPCSECHCPNNNPTKPRSNNPSKHNPTPHPLVRSKSAVVRSLYRKMRTPFTRSQTVDENMLRYYSPETSEYSVSEGYLLKPEELTGSSKNRIPEIYVEDCLQVDFNDRLIEKFRDRYSSPYQVDSGMRRRSRSWQDRTGRTAKSRHHLFSRGLHDLTDDHGIRNLDVSLRPRRSFLFSKARSFDYDVLHDTYADRYGFGLGTGMLSRRAKSFEYDTISSNIFSDDSLRTARRKLKKNMAINDAGYGDKIPALGDQSKSYFDSNSDDKMPKILLNREKNYDYMLKQDHKPFYGYDSEFSCGETEIYMPRFDKQNIDMDLAGKGYHSYDLSEENSFSSDDQIGLRNVLGREDPTKRKYRDSTFQEHDSAFGLDISKKRTKNLDSDICDPANEHIYCSIDEALSSAEKYGPDRDITCSSMHAASDLEHYDNQRTSGRSRRRRKSSESYLENGYDGYNWDIEYDEGFIDRGNVDEYGHRLYDYEDENIPRTDAEMYEDDYYRRKDSSRSSRRKKRSSQYVDADYIGDYRDYRSAEEYDYQAHSGPECVGADAYQDNTLPRRRKRRSRRGSREVSTGVYENLPYRDTISSTRGTLTIPSLSDSKRMMLQRAESTPILRSDEELSSSDRAERARRLYRRKRNSSCPEARELRYYDPPRRKDEERSTNFILDSDEDFGSMETVVCADCFRQKNVTGTVVSDGIRSGYYDGEQVRDGYVDSRYDYENVQTRDYREPYELARSGSLRSSSQYRGRRKTSCPECRELAMSYELGRSGSFSRKSEERRPSVESRHRYRRRNSSCPEPRDLELLEKRQQQQRHQQAQQHPSQQQQQGSKRNVAISDTLEYYEYSMESESQCSENCGFGPCDPRRPRNRAPHPGNANSSLFDSQTATSDTTKNYHPRAVDHHETSRNTKLSRRDNFTDTAVTSSSSPTSSTRRRSRKKTAADDASAAVNQQRDDARDRRSSSMPESSEYSQSGSYEKPSRTQPGDNEHDDHKRGQFTRSLSNTDAPQDEKVDGSLSDTAIGLNVEDSSRRGRKSSPGSKSGSGSSSGGGSAVQYQSGLGKKSNSTSQLSATGRKRRLGFGKKGKSSFTVHRSEEVLPEDTASGRSGRQPSSASSDGEGSGDGDSWSPSLRMTGETGQLRDFIEDLGPGQVVGRQALGARCLGEIQLSLTQKKGYLEVEVIRAKDLKPKQGTKAIPASYVKVYLVNGKKCIAKAKTMAARKTLDPFYQQSLAFRENCRGCILQVTVWGDYGRLEGRKVFMGIAQIVLDELNLNEMVFGWYKLFGNISLVSGPPSLALSRRSSATSLESFKI